One genomic region from Falco rusticolus isolate bFalRus1 chromosome 19, bFalRus1.pri, whole genome shotgun sequence encodes:
- the LOC119140150 gene encoding loricrin-like, producing MCSRQTSGGCHESSSQSSGCHSGGSGCHGGSYSSYQAQGSSCCGGSGSGSYGGGSGGSGKIIISSGGGGGGSCCSGGSSGYGMGGGSSGGSGGSAQKIIISSGGGGGGSSGCCSGGSSGGSSGGKIIIGGGGSGGSSGCCSGGSSWGGMGGGSSGGSSGSKSIIGGGGSGGSSGCCSGGSSGGSSGGKIIIGGGGSGGSSGCCSGGSSWGGMGGGSSGGSSGSKSIIGGGGSGGSSGWCSGGSSGGSSGGKIIIGGGSSGGSSGCCSGGSSWGGMGGGSSGGSSGSKSIIGGGSSGGSSGCCSGGSSWGGMGGGSSGGSSGSKSIIGGGGSGGSSGWCSGGSSGGSSGGKIIIGGGSSGGSSGCCSGGSSWGGMGGGSSGGSSGSKSIIGGGGSGGSSGCCSGGSSWGGMGGGSSGGSSGSKSIIGGGGSGGSSGWCSGGSSGGSSGSKSIIGGGGSGGSSGCCSGGSIWGGMGGGSSGGSSGSKSIIGGGSSGGSSGWCSGGSSGGSSGGKIIIGGGSSGGSSGCCSGGSSWGGMGGGSSGGSGGSAQKIIISSGGGGGGSSGCYSGGSSGGSSGGKIIIGGGGSGGSSGCCSGGSSGGSGGSSGHTVIISSGGGSGGSCQSMQQKRPIVIPSIQSHQTKQACHWPPSQQK from the coding sequence ATGTGCTCCAGACAGACCTCCGGAGGCTGCCATGAATCGTCATCCCAGTCCAGCGGATGCCACAGCGGGGGCTCCGGCTGCCACGGGGGCAGCTACTCCAGCTACCAGGCACAGGGCTCCTCCTGCTGTGGGGGCTCAGGATCGGGCAGCTacggcgggggcagcgggggctcTGGCAAGATCATCATCAGCTCAGGCGGTGGAGGAGGTGGATCCTGCTGCAGTGGGGGCTCCTCAGGCTATGGCATGGGAGGGGGGTCCAGCGGTGGCAGTGGGGGATCTGCCCAGAAGATCATCATTAGCtcaggtggtggaggaggtggctcatcaggctgctgcagtgggggATCCAGTGGTGGGTCTTCAGGAGGCAAGATCATCATTGGAGGTGGAGGCAGTGGCGGgtcctctggctgctgcagtggaggATCCAGCTGGGGTGGCATGGGAGGAGGATCCAGTGGTGGGTCTTCAGGATCAAAGAGCATCATTGGAGGAGGAGGTAGTGGAGGATCCTCTGGTTGCTGCAGTGGAGGATCCAGTGGTGGGTCCTCAGGAGGCAAGATCATCATTGGAGGTGGAGGCAGTGGTGGGTCgtctggctgctgcagtggaggATCCAGCTGGGGTGGCATGGGAGGAGGATCCAGTGGTGGGTCTTCAGGATCAAAGAGCATCATTGGAGGAGGAGGTAGCGGAGGATCCTCTGGATGGTGCAGTGGAGGATCCAGTGGTGGGTCCTCAGGGGGCAAGATCATCATTGGAGGTGGAAGCAGTGGTGGGTCgtctggctgctgcagtggaggATCCAGCTGGGGTGGCATGGGAGGAGGATCCAGTGGTGGGTCTTCAGGATCAAAGAGCATCATTGGAGGTGGAAGCAGTGGAGGATCCTCTGGTTGCTGCAGTGGGGGATCCAGCTGGGGTGGCATGGGAGGAGGATCCAGTGGTGGGTCTTCAGGATCAAAGAGCATCATTGGAGGAGGAGGTAGTGGAGGATCCTCTGGATGGTGCAGTGGAGGATCCAGTGGTGGGTCCTCAGGGGGCAAGATCATCATTGGAGGTGGAAGCAGTGGTGGGTCgtctggctgctgcagtggaggATCCAGCTGGGGTGGCATGGGAGGAGGATCCAGTGGTGGGTCTTCAGGATCAAAGAGCATCATTGGAGGTGGAGGCAGTGGAGGATCCTCTGGTTGCTGCAGTGGCGGATCCAGCTGGGGTGGCATGGGAGGAGGATCCAGTGGTGGGTCTTCAGGATCAAAGAGCATCATTGGAGGAGGAGGTAGCGGAGGATCCTCTGGATGGTGCAGTGGGGGATCCAGTGGCGGATCTTCAGGATCAAAGAGCATCATTGGAGGTGGAGGCAGTGGCGGgtcttctggctgctgcagtggaggATCCATCTGGGGTGGTATGGGAGGAGGATCCAGTGGTGGGTCTTCAGGATCAAAGAGCATCATTGGAGGTGGAAGCAGTGGAGGATCCTCTGGATGGTGCAGTGGGGGATCCAGTGGTGGGTCCTCAGGAGGCAAGATCATCATTGGAGGTGGAAGCAGTGGAGGatcctctggctgctgcagtggaggATCCAGCTGGGGTGGCATGGGAGGAGGATCCAGCGGTGGCAGCGGAGGATCTGCCCAGAAGATCATCATTAGCTCAGGCGGTGGAGGTGGTGGCTCATCAGGCTGCTACAGTGGGGGATCCAGTGGTGGGTCCTCAGGAGGCAAGATCATCATTGGAGGTGGAGGCAGTGGCGGGTCCTCTGGATGCTGCAGTGGAGGATCCAGTGGCGGCAGTGGCGGCTCCTCAGGCCATACAGTCATCATCAGCTCCGGAGGGGGCAGCGGTGGGTCCTGCCAGTCCATGCAGCAGAAACGCCCTATTGTCATCCCCAGCATCCAGTCCCACCAGACCAAGCAGGCCTGCCACTGGCCCCCCAGCCAGCAGAAGTAA
- the LOC119140151 gene encoding uncharacterized transmembrane protein DDB_G0289901-like — translation MAVVVEEVHATGVVEEDLATEEEEVQAIRAKDPSAAAVEVEEVVVGQATRDKDPSALLEEEEVVVAEAVVIQATKVKAPSALEVVAWEEEEEEEEEEVVVPATRAKAPSALGVVAWEEEEEVEEEVVVQATRDKAPSALGVVAWEEEEEVEEEVVVPATRAKAPSALGVAAWGEEEEEEVAPATKAKCPSASLVVVVEEEEVVVVQVIKAKALSALEEEAVVEVVPATRAKAPSALVVVVVVEEEVVVQVTKAKAPSALVEEAVVVVVVEVEVIRVKAPSALVEEAVVVVVVVEVVPATRDKAPSALVVVVVVVVVVEEVIRVKGPSALVEEAVVVVVVVVEEVIKVKAPSALEVAAWEEEEEVVPATRAKARFVLVAVVVEEEVVQATRDKVPSVLEAAAWEEEEEVVPATRAKAPSASLVEVVVEEEVVQATRAKAPSALGVAAWEEEGEEEEVAPATRAKAPSALGVAAWEEEVVVVQATRAKAPSALEVAAWEEEGEVVVVQATRVKDPSASLEEVAVEVVRPVLEGHCSKMCSRQTSGGCHESSSQSSGCHSGGSGCHGGSSSSYQAQGSSCCGGSGSGSYGGGSGGSGKIIVSSGGGGGGSCCSGGSSGYGMGGGSSGGSGGSAQKIIISSGGGGGGSSGCCSGGSSGGSSGGKIIIGGGGSGGSSGCCSGGSSWGGMGGGSSGGSSGSKSIIGGGGSGGSSGCCSGGSSGGSSGGKIIIGGGSSSGSSGCCSGGSSWGDMGGGSSGGSSGSKSTIGGGGSGGSSGWCSGGSSGGSSGGKIIIGGGSSGGSSGCCSGGSSWGGMGGGPSGGSSGSKSIIGGGSSGGSSGCCSGGSSWGGMGGGSSGGSSGSKSIIGGGGSGGSSGWCSGGSSGGSSGGKIIIGGGGSGGSSGCCGGGSSWGGMEVGSSGGSSGSKSIIGGGGSSGSSGWCSGGSNGGSSGGKIIIGGGGSGGSSGCCSGGSSWGGMGGGSSGGSSGSKSIIGGGGSGGSSGCCSGGSSGGSSGGKIIIGGGGSGGSSGCCGGGSSWGGMGGGSSGGSSGSKSIIGGGGSSGSSGCCSGGSSWGGMGGGSSGGSGGSAQKIIISSGGGGGGSSGCYSGGSSGGSSGGKIIIGGGGSGGSSGCCSGGSSGGSGGSSGHTIIISSGGGSGGSCQSMQQKRPIVIPSIQSHQTKQACHWPPSQQK, via the exons ATGGcagtggtggtggaggaggttCATGCCACGGGGGTGGTGGAGGAGGATCTTGCCACA gaggaggaggaggttcAGGCCATCAGAGCCAAGGATCCATCAGCGGCGGCggtggaggtggaggaggtggtggtgggtcAGGCCACCAGGGACAAGGACCCATCTGCATTattggaggaggaggaggtggtggtggcggAGGCAGTGGTGATTCAGGCCACCAAAGTCAAGGCCCCATCTGCATTGGAGGTGGTAgcatgggaggaggaggaggaggaggaggaggaggaggtggtggttCCAGCCACCAGGGCCAAGGCCCCATCTGCATTGGGGGTGGTAgcatgggaggaggaggaggaggtggaggaggaggtggtggttCAGGCCACCAGGGACAAGGCCCCATCTGCATTGGGGGTGGTAgcatgggaggaggaggaggaggtggaggaggaggtggtggttCCAGCCACCAGGGCCAAGGCCCCATCTGCATTGGGGGTGGCAGcatggggggaggaggaggaggaggaggtggctcCAGCCACCAAAGCAAAATGCCCATCTGCATcattggtggtggtggtggaggaggaggaggtggtggtggttcaGGTCATCAAAGCCAAGGCTCTATCTGCATTGGAGGAGGAAGCGGTGGTGGAGGTGGTTCCAGCCACCAGGGCCAAGGCCCCATCTGcattggtggtggtggtggtagtggaggaggaggtggtggttCAGGTCACCAAAGCCAAGGCCCCATCTGCATTGGTGGAGGaagcggtggtggtggtggtggtggaggtggag GTCATCAGAGTCAAGGCCCCATCTGCATTGGTGGAGGaagcggtggtggtggtggtggtggtggaggtggtTCCAGCCACCAGGGACAAGGCCCCATCTGCAttggtagtggtggtggtggtggtggtggtggtggaggaggtcATCAGAGTCAAGGGCCCATCTGCATTGGTGGAGGaagcggtggtggtggtggtggtggtggtggaggaggtcATCAAAGTCAAGGCCCCATCTGCATTGGAGGTGGCAgcatgggaggaggaggaggaggtggttcCAGCCACCAGGGCCAAGGCCCGATTTGTATtggtggcggtggtggtggaggaggaggtggttcAGGCCACCAGGGACAAGGTCCCATCTGTATTGGAGGCGGCAgcatgggaggaggaggaggaggtggttcCAGCCACCAGGGCCAAGGCCCCATCTGCATCAttggtggaggtggtggtggaggaggaggtggttcAGGCCACCAGGGCCAAGGCCCCATCTGCATTGGGGGTGGCAGcatgggaagaggagggggaggaggaggaggtggctcCAGCCACCAGAGCCAAGGCCCCATCTGCATTGGGGGTGGCAGcatgggaggaggaggtggtggtggttcaGGCCACCAGGGCCAAGGCCCCATCTGCATTGGAGGTGGCAgcatgggaggaggagggggaggtggtggtggttcaGGCCACCAGGGTCAAGGATCCATCTGCATCATtggaggaggtggcagtggAGGTGGTTCGTCCAGTTCTGGAG GGTCACTGCTCAAAGATGTGCTCCAGACAGACCTCCGGAGGCTGCCATGAATCGTCATCCCAGTCCAGCGGATGCCACAGCGGGGGCTCCGGCTGCCACGGGGGCAGCTCCTCCAGCTACCAGGCACAGGGCTCCTCCTGCTGTGGGGGCTCAGGATCGGGCAGCTacggcgggggcagcgggggctcTGGCAAGATCATAGTCAGCTCGGGCGGTGGAGGAGGTGGATCCTGCTGCAGTGGGGGCTCCTCAGGCTATGGCATGGGAGGGGGGTCCAGCGGTGGCAGTGGGGGATCTGCCCAGAAGATCATCATTAGCtcaggtggtggaggaggtggctcatcaggctgctgcagtgggggATCCAGTGGTGGGTCTTCAGGAGGCAAGATCATCATTGGAGGTGGAGGCAGTGGCGGgtcctctggctgctgcagtggaggATCCAGCTGGGGTGGCATGGGAGGAGGATCCAGTGGTGGGTCTTCAGGATCAAAGAGCATCATTGGAGGAGGAGGTAGTGGAGGATCCTCTGGTTGCTGCAGTGGGGGATCCAGTGGTGGGTCCTCAGGAGGCAAGATCATCATTGGAGGTGGAAGCAGTAGTGGGTCgtctggctgctgcagtggaggATCCAGCTGGGGTGACATGGGAGGAGGATCCAGTGGTGGGTCTTCAGGATCAAAGAGCACCATTGGAGGAGGAGGTAGCGGAGGATCCTCTGGATGGTGCAGTGGAGGATCCAGTGGTGGGTCCTCAGGGGGCAAGATCATCATTGGAGGTGGAAGCAGTGGTGGGTCgtctggctgctgcagtggaggATCCAGCTGGGGTGGCATGGGAGGAGGACCCAGTGGTGGGTCTTCAGGATCAAAGAGCATCATTGGAGGTGGAAGCAGTGGAGGatcctctggctgctgcagtggaggATCCAGCTGGGGTGGCATGGGAGGAGGATCCAGTGGTGGGTCTTCAGGATCAAAGAGCATCATTGGAGGTGGAGGTAGTGGAGGATCCTCTGGATGGTGCAGTGGGGGATCCAGTGGTGGGTCTTCAGGAGGCAAGATCATCATTGGAGGTGGAGGCAGTGGCGGGTCCTCTGGTTGCTGCGGTGGAGGATCCAGCTGGGGTGGTATGGAAGTAGGATCCAGTGGTGGGTCTTCAGGATCAAAGAGCATCATTGGAGGTGGAGGTAGCAGCGGATCCTCTGGATGGTGCAGTGGGGGTTCCAATGGTGGGTCTTCAGGAGGCAAGATCATCATTGGAGGTGGAGGCAGTGGTGGGTCCTCTGGTTGCTGCAGTGGAGGATCCAGCTGGGGTGGCATGGGAGGAGGATCCAGTGGTGGGTCTTCAGGATCAAAGAGCATCATTGGAGGAGGAGGTAGTGGAGGATCCTCTGGTTGCTGCAGTGGAGGATCCAGTGGTGGGTCCTCAGGAGGCAAGATCATCATTGGAGGTGGAGGCAGTGGTGGGTCCTCTGGTTGCTGTGGCGGAGGATCCAGCTGGGGTGGCATGGGAGGAGGATCCAGTGGTGGGTCTTCAGGATCAAAGAGCATCATTGGAG GTGGGGGTAGCAGTGGgtcctctggctgctgcagtggaggATCCAGCTGGGGTGGCATGGGAGGAGGATCCAGCGGTGGCAGCGGAGGATCTGCCCAGAAGATCATCATTAGCTCAGGCGGTGGAGGTGGTGGCTCATCAGGCTGCTACAGTGGAGGATCCAGTGGTGGGTCCTCAGGAGGCAAGATCATCATTGGAGGTGGAGGCAGTGGCGGGTCCTCTGGATGCTGCAGTGGAGGATCCAGTGGCGGCAGTGGCGGCTCCTCAGGCCATACAATCATCATCAGCTCCGGAGGGGGCAGCGGTGGGTCCTGCCAGTCCATGCAGCAGAAACGCCCTATTGTCATCCCCAGCATCCAGTCCCACCAGACCAAGCAGGCCTGCCACTGGCCCCCCAGCCAGCAGAAGTAA